Proteins encoded by one window of Tunturibacter psychrotolerans:
- a CDS encoding ArnT family glycosyltransferase, with protein MSDRSYALTRTLASVFLLGCLLLFVIRTWHWPLMGDAALMHYIVFLMDHGMAPYRDIVDPNMPTTLLIEGAVMHLFGADSLTWRLFDLFLLAVSAVAMYVICRPYGRFAALFAASLFALIHGRDGLIELGQRDLTMTACLLIAYAFLFTGLRVPPTQKTKPWMTAIFGIFCGIAATIKPSVLFLAPTVLAFAAITLRRRNRPFLAHIVSGLLGMLIPILLIFAWLHHQHIVSNFLLTLSQLLPYFLLLGARSYPHLIVHSISSTMLPVVLLWLPIVLLKKDWITWERTALLVAVFFGLASFYLQKKGFPYHRYPSEAFLLLLAGIDFTTILQTNPAPSQLRSRVSNKLLPSLAMAGIVIGVLFIGGGSTAHALWQDWHNQEFDTMLRADLNRLGGQNLANHVQCLDMADGCIPTLYNMHLVQATGFLYDCYMFSAQPGPERDHAREAFWQLITKNPPAIFVVSSNDCDPPTARPAYEYKKLRRWPQFNDYLNANYHLDVERIPPHMVNSGSGPSKPLGYRIYAQNDLK; from the coding sequence ATGTCGGATCGGTCTTACGCACTCACCCGAACACTCGCCTCCGTGTTCCTCTTGGGGTGCCTTCTGCTCTTCGTCATCCGCACCTGGCACTGGCCGCTCATGGGCGACGCCGCCCTCATGCACTACATCGTCTTCCTCATGGATCACGGCATGGCGCCCTATCGCGACATCGTCGATCCCAACATGCCCACCACCCTCCTCATCGAAGGTGCCGTCATGCACCTCTTCGGCGCCGACTCGCTCACTTGGCGACTCTTCGACCTCTTCCTCCTGGCCGTCTCCGCCGTAGCCATGTACGTCATCTGCAGACCCTACGGCCGGTTCGCCGCACTCTTCGCCGCATCCCTGTTCGCGCTCATCCACGGCCGCGACGGTCTCATCGAGCTAGGCCAACGCGACCTCACCATGACCGCGTGCCTGCTCATCGCTTACGCCTTCCTCTTCACCGGCCTCAGAGTGCCTCCCACCCAAAAAACAAAACCCTGGATGACAGCCATCTTCGGGATCTTTTGCGGCATCGCCGCCACCATCAAACCTTCCGTTCTCTTCCTGGCCCCAACCGTCCTCGCCTTCGCGGCCATCACGCTACGCCGGAGAAACCGCCCGTTCCTCGCTCACATTGTCAGCGGACTCCTCGGCATGCTGATCCCCATCCTCCTGATCTTCGCCTGGCTTCATCACCAACACATCGTCTCCAACTTCCTCTTGACGCTCTCTCAACTCCTCCCCTACTTTCTCCTCCTCGGCGCACGGTCCTACCCACATCTCATCGTCCACAGCATCTCCTCCACCATGCTTCCCGTGGTCCTTCTCTGGCTGCCCATCGTCCTCCTCAAAAAAGACTGGATAACCTGGGAACGCACCGCACTCTTAGTCGCAGTCTTCTTCGGACTAGCCTCGTTCTACCTGCAGAAAAAAGGCTTCCCCTACCACCGCTATCCCTCCGAAGCATTCCTGCTTCTCCTCGCCGGAATCGACTTCACCACCATCCTCCAAACCAATCCAGCTCCCTCGCAACTTCGCTCCCGCGTCAGCAACAAGCTTCTACCCAGCCTCGCAATGGCAGGCATCGTCATCGGCGTCTTGTTTATCGGAGGCGGTTCAACCGCCCACGCTCTTTGGCAGGACTGGCATAATCAGGAGTTCGACACCATGCTCCGCGCCGACCTCAACCGCCTCGGCGGACAGAATCTCGCAAACCACGTCCAGTGCCTCGACATGGCAGACGGCTGCATCCCCACCCTCTACAACATGCATCTCGTCCAGGCCACAGGCTTCCTCTACGACTGCTACATGTTCTCCGCCCAACCGGGACCAGAGCGCGACCACGCACGCGAAGCCTTCTGGCAATTAATCACAAAGAATCCCCCCGCCATCTTCGTCGTCTCAAGCAACGACTGCGACCCACCCACCGCACGCCCCGCCTACGAATACAAAAAACTACGTCGCTGGCCCCAGTTCAACGACTATCTCAACGCCAACTACCATCTCGACGTCGAACGCATCCCCCCGCACATGGTCAACTCCGGCAGCGGCCCCTCAAAACCCCTCGGCTACCGAATCTACGCACAAAACGACCTTAAATAG
- the tgt gene encoding tRNA guanosine(34) transglycosylase Tgt, giving the protein MGFSFEVDRTAKGGGRRGRLRLPHGVVETPVFMPVGTAASVKAVPQSLLEEIGAGGKGAQIILANTYHLYLRPGHELVRRMGGVHRFMSWERPMLTDSGGFQVFSLSKLRKITPDGVEFRSHLDGSKHFFSPEHSMDVQIALGADVAMVFDECVETPATWERTRESMGLTHAWARRSKDHFETTKHLVPWFAESDGKTQSLFGIVQGGMYADLRKESAERLVEMDLPGYAIGGLAVGEPREVTREMIARTLEHLPKDKPRYVMGVGYPDEIEEYARMGVDMMDCVLPTRAGRHGLLFTSEGRLNIKKKEYAEDQGPIDATCGCMVCTRYTRAYLRHLFASGEPLSAVLNSVHNIAFYLDTMARVRMELAGETVTI; this is encoded by the coding sequence ATGGGATTTTCATTTGAAGTAGATAGAACCGCTAAGGGTGGCGGACGCAGGGGGCGGTTGAGGCTGCCGCATGGCGTAGTGGAGACGCCGGTTTTTATGCCGGTGGGGACAGCGGCGAGTGTGAAGGCGGTGCCGCAAAGCCTGCTGGAAGAGATTGGCGCCGGCGGGAAAGGAGCGCAGATCATTCTGGCCAATACCTACCATTTGTATCTGCGACCGGGGCATGAGCTGGTGCGGCGAATGGGGGGAGTGCACCGGTTTATGAGCTGGGAGCGCCCGATGTTGACTGACTCAGGTGGATTTCAGGTTTTTAGTTTGAGTAAGTTGCGGAAGATTACGCCGGATGGGGTGGAGTTTCGGTCGCACCTGGATGGGAGCAAGCACTTCTTTTCGCCGGAGCACTCGATGGATGTGCAGATTGCGCTGGGGGCGGATGTTGCGATGGTTTTTGACGAGTGTGTGGAGACTCCGGCGACGTGGGAACGGACGCGGGAGTCGATGGGGCTGACGCATGCCTGGGCGCGGAGGTCAAAGGATCATTTTGAGACGACGAAGCATTTGGTGCCTTGGTTCGCGGAGAGCGATGGGAAGACGCAAAGCTTGTTCGGGATTGTGCAGGGTGGGATGTATGCGGATTTGAGGAAGGAGTCGGCGGAGCGGCTGGTGGAGATGGATCTGCCGGGGTATGCGATTGGCGGGCTTGCGGTGGGAGAGCCGAGGGAGGTGACGCGGGAGATGATTGCGCGGACGCTTGAGCATCTGCCAAAGGATAAGCCGCGGTACGTGATGGGGGTGGGGTATCCGGATGAGATTGAAGAGTATGCGCGGATGGGGGTGGACATGATGGACTGCGTACTACCGACTCGGGCGGGGCGGCATGGGCTGCTGTTTACGTCGGAGGGCCGGCTGAATATTAAGAAGAAAGAGTATGCGGAAGATCAGGGGCCGATCGATGCGACGTGCGGGTGCATGGTTTGCACTAGGTATACGCGGGCTTATCTGCGGCACCTGTTTGCTTCGGGCGAGCCGCTGAGTGCCGTGCTCAATAGCGTGCACAATATTGCTTTTTATCTGGATACGATGGCGCGGGTGAGGATGGAGTTGGCGGGAGAAACTGTAACTATTTAA
- a CDS encoding phospholipase C gives MIRKLLALSLTTTLILSGCGQGTVSTPPGNGNANTTPPPAPPTPTTAQAAIKHIVVIYGENISFDHYFGTYPNAANTGGTPFTALAGTPIPNNYVSNPALLTGNPNLNSANNSTATSTVQNSVAANPFRLGPNQAATNDQDHNYNPEQLAFDNGKMDLFPYSVGTPNSPTLTNQTAAPSIANTTALTMGYYDGNTVTAMWNYAQHYALNDHSFGSTFGPSTPGAINLISGQTNGVTNQVGTTGAVIGDGQGGFTDINDADPANDVCSSTTEYFSMTGKNIGDLLNAAGISWGFFQGGFNLSLTNTTKNGVIGSGTGCLPNEATGSRATGAVNIPGNPLKSDYIPHHQPFQYYASTANPTHIRPASIAAIGTAADTGASTANHQYDTLDFNAALAAGNMPAVTFLKAPGYQDGHAGYSDPLDEQTFVVNEINAIESSPFWGSTAIIIAYDDSDGWYDHLTDFVNGSQTSSDAAFCNGAAPTLAGPNSNGLPVQGRCGHGPRLPLLVISPWVKANYVDTTPTDQASITRFIEDVFLSSARIGGGSFDASAGTLMNMFNFTSNVAPNPQVVLLNPTTGAVTSVK, from the coding sequence ATGATTCGGAAACTTCTAGCTCTCTCGTTGACCACGACCCTCATTCTCAGCGGCTGCGGCCAGGGCACGGTCAGCACGCCGCCCGGCAACGGCAACGCCAACACCACGCCGCCCCCCGCACCCCCCACGCCGACGACAGCACAGGCTGCAATTAAGCACATCGTCGTCATCTACGGCGAGAACATCTCCTTCGATCACTACTTCGGCACCTATCCCAATGCTGCCAACACCGGCGGGACACCCTTCACGGCATTAGCCGGCACCCCGATTCCGAACAACTACGTCTCGAACCCCGCCCTGCTTACCGGCAATCCGAACCTGAATAGCGCCAACAACAGCACCGCTACCAGCACAGTGCAGAATTCGGTAGCCGCGAACCCATTCCGCCTCGGTCCCAACCAGGCCGCCACCAACGACCAGGATCACAACTACAATCCTGAGCAGCTGGCGTTCGATAACGGCAAGATGGACCTCTTCCCATACTCTGTCGGAACCCCGAACAGCCCCACTCTTACCAACCAGACGGCTGCTCCTAGCATCGCCAACACAACTGCGCTCACCATGGGCTACTATGACGGGAACACCGTCACGGCGATGTGGAACTACGCGCAGCACTACGCGTTGAACGACCACTCATTCGGCTCGACCTTCGGACCCTCCACTCCTGGCGCCATCAACCTCATCTCCGGCCAGACCAACGGTGTCACCAATCAGGTGGGTACCACAGGCGCAGTCATCGGCGACGGTCAGGGTGGCTTCACCGACATCAACGACGCCGACCCAGCCAATGACGTCTGCTCCTCCACGACTGAGTACTTCAGCATGACCGGCAAAAACATCGGTGACCTGCTGAACGCTGCCGGCATCTCCTGGGGCTTCTTCCAGGGCGGCTTCAACCTCTCCCTCACCAACACCACCAAGAATGGCGTCATCGGATCAGGTACCGGATGCCTCCCGAACGAAGCAACCGGCAGCCGCGCAACCGGTGCCGTCAACATCCCCGGCAATCCTCTCAAGTCGGACTACATTCCCCACCACCAGCCCTTCCAGTACTACGCCAGCACCGCGAACCCGACTCACATCCGTCCCGCCTCCATTGCAGCTATCGGAACCGCGGCTGACACCGGTGCCTCCACCGCAAACCACCAGTACGACACCCTGGACTTCAACGCAGCGCTCGCCGCTGGAAACATGCCGGCCGTCACCTTCCTGAAGGCTCCCGGCTACCAGGATGGTCACGCTGGTTACTCTGATCCTCTCGACGAACAGACCTTCGTCGTCAACGAGATCAATGCCATCGAGTCCTCGCCCTTCTGGGGTTCGACCGCCATCATCATCGCCTACGACGACTCCGACGGTTGGTACGATCACCTCACCGATTTCGTCAACGGCTCCCAGACCAGCTCCGACGCAGCCTTCTGCAACGGCGCCGCGCCAACCCTTGCCGGTCCCAACTCTAACGGTCTCCCAGTTCAGGGCCGCTGCGGCCATGGACCTCGCCTACCCCTCCTCGTCATCTCACCCTGGGTCAAGGCAAACTACGTTGATACCACCCCAACCGACCAGGCCTCCATCACCCGCTTCATTGAGGATGTCTTCCTGAGCAGCGCACGTATCGGTGGCGGATCCTTCGACGCCTCTGCTGGAACTCTCATGAACATGTTCAACTTCACCAGCAACGTCGCACCGAATCCTCAAGTTGTCCTCCTTAACCCGACTACCGGTGCTGTCACCTCTGTCAAATAG
- a CDS encoding multicopper oxidase family protein, whose product MSPTRRTILQQLSALGALTAPPLALASRLLQNHDSGMSMPGMVSTPQSDRPAINGYSLTPFVDELPLFERAKPVSSLHPHNFRITMREIQAKAHRDIPSTLMWSYGDTPLAPLIDVRTHQPLQVEWVNHLPTQHFLPIDHSLHGCGHDVPEVRTCVHLHGGRTPSKDDGFPEDWFVPGKSHIATYPLLQDATALWYHDHAMGLNRLNTYAGLFGMVLLRDDAEDALNLPSGKYEVPLLIYDRQFTTDGQLFYPDSGDPEHPWVPEFGGSCILLNGKMRPFLEVEPRLYRFRLLNTANSSFFNLTLTNRQPFHQIGSDQGLLPAPVKITNLLIAPAERADLLIDFSQAAGQKIHIINGAVQILEFRVAAKSSQIASVSQSSKTSHVPNGISTSDSIPSTLRTIDRIPESAATVTRTVTLHEYFDKIGNSMLMLLNNKPWHEPVTETPRLNSTEIWEFINLTEDTHPMHLHLVRFQVLDRRAFDVFKYQNNQGTRYLAAATPPDANEQGWKDTVHCPPATITRIIVRFEGYPGKYLYHCHILEHEANDMMRPFEVIA is encoded by the coding sequence TTGTCCCCCACCCGCCGCACCATACTCCAGCAGCTCTCCGCGCTCGGAGCCCTCACCGCCCCACCTCTGGCTCTCGCCAGCCGACTCCTGCAGAATCACGATTCGGGCATGTCCATGCCCGGCATGGTGTCCACCCCGCAATCCGATAGACCCGCAATCAACGGCTATTCCCTCACTCCCTTCGTCGACGAGCTCCCTCTCTTCGAGCGCGCCAAGCCAGTCTCCTCCCTCCACCCGCACAACTTCCGCATCACCATGCGCGAGATCCAGGCTAAGGCCCACCGCGATATTCCCTCTACCCTCATGTGGAGCTACGGCGACACCCCACTCGCCCCCCTCATCGATGTCCGCACTCACCAGCCGCTTCAGGTCGAATGGGTCAACCACCTCCCCACCCAGCACTTCCTTCCCATCGATCACTCCCTCCACGGCTGCGGTCATGACGTCCCCGAGGTCCGCACCTGCGTCCATCTCCACGGCGGCCGCACCCCATCCAAAGACGATGGCTTCCCGGAAGACTGGTTCGTCCCCGGCAAATCCCACATCGCCACCTATCCCCTCCTGCAGGACGCGACCGCTCTCTGGTATCACGATCACGCCATGGGTCTCAATCGTCTCAACACCTACGCCGGCCTCTTCGGCATGGTGCTCCTGCGCGACGACGCCGAGGACGCGCTCAACCTTCCCTCCGGCAAATACGAAGTCCCGCTTCTGATCTACGACCGCCAGTTCACCACTGACGGCCAGCTCTTCTACCCCGACTCCGGCGACCCCGAACATCCCTGGGTACCCGAGTTTGGCGGCAGCTGCATCCTCCTCAACGGCAAGATGCGCCCCTTCCTCGAAGTCGAGCCGCGCCTCTACCGCTTCCGCCTCCTCAACACCGCCAACAGCAGCTTCTTCAACCTGACCCTCACCAATCGCCAGCCATTCCATCAAATCGGCAGCGATCAGGGCCTGCTCCCTGCGCCCGTCAAGATAACCAACCTTCTCATCGCCCCAGCCGAACGCGCCGATCTCCTGATCGACTTCTCCCAGGCCGCCGGTCAGAAGATTCACATCATCAACGGCGCCGTTCAGATCCTGGAATTCCGCGTCGCCGCCAAATCCAGCCAAATCGCCTCAGTCTCTCAATCCTCCAAAACGTCGCATGTCCCCAATGGAATCTCCACCTCCGATTCCATCCCATCCACACTACGCACCATCGACCGAATCCCCGAATCCGCTGCCACAGTCACACGCACGGTTACCCTCCACGAATACTTCGACAAAATCGGCAACTCCATGCTCATGCTGCTCAACAACAAGCCTTGGCATGAGCCAGTCACCGAAACCCCCAGGCTCAACTCCACCGAGATATGGGAGTTCATCAACCTCACCGAAGACACGCACCCCATGCACCTGCACCTCGTGCGCTTCCAGGTTCTTGATCGCCGTGCCTTTGACGTCTTCAAATATCAAAATAATCAGGGAACACGCTATCTTGCCGCAGCCACCCCGCCCGACGCAAACGAACAAGGCTGGAAGGACACCGTCCATTGTCCCCCCGCCACGATCACCCGCATAATCGTCCGTTTCGAAGGCTACCCCGGCAAATACCTCTACCACTGCCACATCCTCGAGCACGAAGCCAACGACATGATGCGCCCCTTCGAGGTCATCGCCTAA
- a CDS encoding aldo/keto reductase encodes MLRRDFLRRSTRTLGATLLAHSAIARAALLEPDPLPQKFHAQDEVVLGKTGIRTSRLAMGTGTIGFGGSSNQTRNSPLTRLLLDGYNDNGLRFFDSADSYGSHPYVAEALKHIPRDKVVVLTKTDTRDAADVRADLDRFRKELGVDYIDIVLIHCVTQGDWTTRYRGIMDVLSEAKQKGVIRAHGVSCHSLQALEAAAASPWVEVDLVRLNPIGSHMDADPATVIGILKKMRAQGKGIVGMKILGQGDLRDKPAEAIRYALGTGVLDAFTIGAESQKEQNNLIQRVAAA; translated from the coding sequence ATGCTAAGGAGAGACTTCCTTCGCCGCTCGACCCGCACCCTCGGAGCCACGCTTCTCGCTCACTCCGCCATCGCTCGCGCCGCACTTCTCGAACCCGATCCCCTCCCCCAGAAATTTCACGCACAAGACGAGGTTGTCCTCGGCAAAACCGGAATCCGCACCAGCCGCCTCGCGATGGGAACAGGCACCATCGGCTTCGGCGGCTCCTCCAACCAGACTCGCAACTCGCCTCTCACCCGTCTCCTTCTCGACGGCTACAACGACAACGGCCTCCGTTTCTTCGACTCTGCCGACTCCTACGGTAGCCACCCATACGTCGCCGAAGCCCTCAAGCACATCCCCCGCGACAAGGTAGTCGTCCTCACCAAGACCGACACTCGCGACGCCGCCGACGTGCGCGCCGACCTCGACCGCTTCCGTAAAGAGCTAGGCGTCGACTACATCGACATCGTCCTCATCCACTGTGTCACCCAGGGCGACTGGACCACACGCTACCGCGGCATCATGGACGTCCTCTCCGAAGCCAAGCAAAAAGGTGTCATCCGCGCTCACGGCGTCTCCTGCCACAGCCTTCAGGCGCTCGAAGCAGCCGCCGCCTCTCCATGGGTAGAAGTCGATCTCGTCCGCCTCAACCCAATCGGGTCCCACATGGACGCCGACCCCGCCACCGTCATCGGCATCCTCAAAAAAATGCGCGCCCAGGGGAAGGGAATCGTCGGCATGAAGATCCTGGGCCAGGGCGACCTCCGCGACAAACCCGCCGAAGCCATCCGCTACGCCCTCGGCACCGGCGTCCTCGACGCCTTCACCATCGGGGCCGAATCCCAAAAAGAACAAAACAATCTCATCCAACGCGTAGCCGCCGCCTGA
- a CDS encoding TCR/Tet family MFS transporter produces MAESPQNPPPQNTTPDPLMTEPELVSSDLTANATPPSAPPPGRRAAATFIFFTVALDMLALGMIAPVLPRLIESFLHGDTSSAARMLGLFGTVFAAMQFFFSPIAGSLSDRFGRRPVVLLSNFGLGLDYVLMAWAPALNWLFLGRIISGLTSSSIPTAMAYMADVTPRERRAAAFGLLNAAFGLGFVLGPAIGGLLGNINPRLPFWVAAALSLINGLYGLFVLPESLSKENRSPFSWTRANPVGSLTLLRHGGMIGIAAILLLGYIAQQVLMNVYVIYDDYRYHWTNRTVGLSLAVVGVFTVIYGAFLIKPVVAKLGERGAMTIGLIGGALGYSMIGSSKTGLLVWIGIPFLNLMSFTWPSAQSLLSRKTSPSEQGQLQGAVNGLRGIAGLIGPGFFTYIFSKSIGIGAIVRTPGAPFYVAASMLLIGLIVTQYATRTPKAVLQL; encoded by the coding sequence ATGGCTGAATCGCCTCAAAATCCGCCGCCCCAAAACACAACACCCGATCCTCTGATGACCGAGCCCGAGCTCGTCTCCTCCGACCTCACCGCCAACGCCACCCCTCCATCCGCCCCACCCCCAGGCCGCCGCGCCGCAGCCACCTTCATCTTCTTCACCGTCGCCCTCGACATGCTTGCCCTCGGCATGATCGCCCCCGTCCTGCCCCGCCTCATCGAAAGCTTCCTCCACGGCGACACCTCCTCAGCCGCCCGCATGCTCGGCCTCTTCGGCACCGTCTTCGCCGCCATGCAATTCTTCTTCTCCCCCATCGCCGGCTCTCTCTCCGACCGCTTCGGCCGCAGGCCCGTCGTCCTTCTCTCCAACTTTGGCCTCGGTCTCGACTACGTCCTCATGGCCTGGGCGCCCGCACTCAACTGGCTCTTCCTCGGCCGCATCATCTCCGGCCTCACCTCCTCCAGCATCCCCACCGCGATGGCTTACATGGCGGACGTCACCCCACGCGAGCGCCGCGCCGCAGCCTTCGGCCTGTTGAACGCAGCCTTCGGACTCGGTTTCGTTCTCGGTCCCGCCATCGGCGGCCTGCTCGGCAACATCAACCCCCGCCTGCCCTTCTGGGTCGCCGCAGCCCTCTCCCTCATCAACGGTCTCTACGGCCTCTTCGTCCTGCCCGAATCCCTCTCCAAAGAAAACCGCAGCCCCTTCTCCTGGACACGCGCCAACCCCGTCGGCTCACTCACCCTGCTGCGTCACGGCGGCATGATCGGCATCGCCGCCATCCTCCTGCTCGGCTACATCGCCCAGCAGGTCCTCATGAACGTTTATGTCATCTATGACGACTATCGCTACCACTGGACCAACCGAACCGTGGGCCTCTCGCTCGCCGTGGTAGGAGTCTTCACCGTCATCTACGGCGCATTCCTCATCAAACCCGTCGTAGCCAAATTAGGCGAGCGCGGCGCCATGACCATAGGCCTCATCGGCGGAGCTCTCGGCTACTCCATGATCGGCTCTTCCAAAACCGGCCTCCTCGTATGGATCGGCATCCCCTTCCTTAATCTCATGTCCTTCACCTGGCCCTCCGCTCAAAGTCTTCTCTCCCGCAAAACCAGCCCCTCCGAACAGGGCCAGCTCCAGGGAGCCGTCAACGGCCTGCGCGGCATCGCCGGACTCATCGGCCCCGGCTTCTTCACCTACATCTTCAGCAAATCCATCGGCATCGGCGCCATCGTCCGCACCCCCGGCGCACCGTTCTACGTCGCCGCCTCCATGCTCCTCATCGGCCTAATAGTCACCCAATACGCCACCCGAACTCCCAAAGCCGTGCTACAACTCTGA
- a CDS encoding alcohol dehydrogenase encodes MATTSGVAATMKVAQITNPKTGFQIVEREIPKPGAGHVRIKVQACGVCHSDVLTVEGFWPGIEYPRVPGHEVAGVVDELGDGVSNWKKGQRVGVGWHGGHDNTCSECRRGDFNNCKNMKIAGISYDGGYQQYMVAPEEALVAIPDSLSDVEAAPLLCAGITTYNALRHSGALPGDLVAVQGIGGLGHLGVQFANKSGYKVAAIGRGPENAPLAKKLGATFYIDSKATKAAEELQKLGGAKVILATAPDSKSITELIDGLGPNGKLVVIGVSFDPIEVTPVQLITGQKSIQGWASGTPSDSEDTLRFSELTGVRPMIETYPLEKAAEAYARMMSGHAQFRVVLTM; translated from the coding sequence ATGGCCACAACGTCAGGCGTAGCAGCAACCATGAAGGTTGCGCAGATTACCAATCCCAAAACCGGTTTCCAGATCGTCGAGCGCGAGATCCCCAAGCCCGGCGCAGGGCACGTGCGCATCAAGGTGCAGGCCTGTGGTGTCTGCCACAGTGATGTGCTCACCGTGGAAGGTTTCTGGCCCGGCATTGAGTATCCCCGCGTCCCCGGACACGAAGTAGCGGGCGTCGTCGATGAACTTGGTGACGGCGTCTCCAACTGGAAGAAGGGGCAACGTGTCGGCGTCGGCTGGCACGGCGGTCACGACAATACGTGCTCCGAGTGCCGGCGTGGAGATTTTAACAACTGTAAGAACATGAAGATTGCAGGCATCAGCTATGACGGCGGATACCAGCAGTACATGGTCGCCCCCGAGGAGGCGCTGGTCGCAATACCCGACAGCCTGAGTGACGTCGAAGCAGCGCCTCTGCTCTGCGCTGGCATCACGACCTACAACGCACTGCGGCACAGCGGTGCGCTCCCAGGCGACCTCGTCGCGGTGCAAGGAATCGGCGGCCTGGGTCACCTGGGAGTTCAATTCGCAAACAAGTCTGGCTACAAGGTCGCAGCCATCGGACGTGGGCCGGAAAACGCCCCGCTTGCAAAGAAGCTTGGCGCAACTTTCTACATCGACAGCAAAGCGACGAAGGCGGCGGAGGAGTTGCAAAAGCTTGGCGGCGCAAAGGTGATTCTCGCAACAGCTCCAGACTCGAAGTCAATAACCGAGTTGATCGACGGTCTGGGACCAAACGGCAAACTCGTCGTCATCGGTGTGTCCTTTGATCCCATCGAGGTCACGCCGGTACAGCTCATCACCGGTCAGAAATCCATTCAGGGATGGGCTTCAGGAACGCCATCCGACTCCGAGGACACTCTGCGCTTCTCCGAACTAACCGGCGTCCGTCCCATGATCGAAACCTATCCGCTGGAGAAAGCCGCCGAAGCGTACGCGCGAATGATGAGTGGCCACGCACAGTTCCGCGTCGTTCTCACCATGTGA